Proteins from a genomic interval of Fusarium oxysporum Fo47 chromosome I, complete sequence:
- a CDS encoding multicopper oxidase-domain-containing protein, protein MGSTSSLHPFHLGGLGGQLSQHQTNGLSLLGTFDSPVLPSFLTDNPTPNGYPWSTLNPSTNYYNDYPNTGVIRRYDFSISRGTIAPDGYELGVILVNGQFPGPTIEANWGDTIQVTVSNDIENEGLAIHWHGFQQKTTPWEDGVPGITQCPIPPGKKFTYQFVAELYGTTWYHSHYSAQYSAGLFGPIVIYGPREKKNYDIDIGPILLNDWYHQEYFDLVEAVMKPGSPGFVFSDSNLINGKMNFNCSSVSPGDNTPCTSNAGVSKFHFKRGKTYRLRLINAGAEGLQRFSIDGHSMTVIANDFVPVEPYETKVVTLGIGQRSDILVKAKGDLDSYWMRSNISSKCSLSRAPDALAAIYYDHADQNKEPESEPWDIPDPGTCANDDLSLTKPIMKLSLPYADLTMDLEVNSFKNESDVTLWSLGNVSFRANYNSPTLLLSKLGNHSFEEQWNVRNTGKAKSVRINVINNTPVAHPMHLHGFNMYVLHEGPGTWDGTIINRNNPERRDVVMIRGNGHLVVQFDAAKNPGVWPFHCHIAWHVSAGLLTQFLTNPDKVERLRIPNIVAETCRQWGRWTSTNIPAQIDSGL, encoded by the exons ATGGGGAGCACCAGTAGCCTTCATCCTTTCCATCTCGGAGGACTTGGTGGCCAACTAAGCCAACATCAGACCAATGG TCTGTCTCTCCTTGGTACTTTTGATTCACCAGTACTGCCATCATTCCTCACGGACAACCCTACTCCAAATGGATACCCTTGGAGCACCCTGAATCCCTCTACTAACTACTATAATGATTATCCAAACACTGGTGTCATTAGGAGATATGATTTTAGTATCAGCCGTGGCACAATCGCGCCAGATGGTTATGAACTCGGGGTTATTCTTGTCAACGGACAATTCCCCGGTCCTACTATCGAGGCCAACTGGGGTGATACCATTCAGGTCACCGTCAGTAATGATATTGAAAATGAAGGCCTTGCTATTCACTGGCATGGGTTCCAGCAAAAGACTACACCTTGGGAGGATGGTGTCCCTGGTATAACCCAATGCCCTATCCCGCCCGGAAAAAAGTTCACCTACCAATTTGTAGCTGAATTATATGGCACTACTTGGTATCACTCTCACTACTCTGCTCAATACTCTGCTGGTCTCTTCGGTCCAATTGTCATTTATGGTCCTCGCGAGAAAAAGAATTACGACATCGATATTGGCCCTATATTACTAAACGATTGGTATCACCAAGAGTATTTTGATCTTGTGGAAGCAGTTATGAAGCCTGGTAGCCCCGGATTTGTCTTCTCCGATAGCAATCTCATTAACGGCAAGATGAACTTTAATTGCTCGAGTGTGTCTCCAGGAGACAATACTCCCTGTACCAGTAATGCTGGTGTCTCTAAGTTCCATTTTAAGCGTGGCAAGACCTATCGGCTGCGCCTTATTAATGCTGGCGCAGAAGGACTTCAGCGATTTTCAATCGACGGCCATTCAATGACGGTTATTGCCAACGACTTTGTCCCAGTGGAGCCCTATGAGACCAAAGTCGTTACTCTCGGCATCGGCCAGCGATCGGATATTCTCGTTAAAGCAAAGGGCGACCTCGACTCTTATTGGATGCGCAGCAATATCTCCAGCAAGTGCAGTCTTTCGCGTGCACCAGATGCCCTTGCTGCGATATACTACGACCATGCCGACCAGAATAAGGAGCCTGAGTCTGAGCCTTGGGATATCCCTGACCCGGGGACGTGTGCCAACGACGATTTATCGTTGACAAAACCGATAATGAAACTATCACTACCGTACGCAGATCTAACTATGGACTTGGAAGTTAACTCGTTCAAGAACGAGAGCGATGTGACATTATGGTCATTAGGCAACGTCAGCTTCAGGGCTAACTACAACAGCCCGACGCTGCTACTAAGCAAGTTAGGAAACCACTCATTCGAAGAGCAATGGAATGTGAGAAATACGGGCAAGGCAAAGAGCGTCAGGATTaatgtcatcaacaacacaCCAGTAGC ACACCCCATGCATCTCCACGGCTTCAACATGTACGTCCTCCACGAAGGACCAGGCACCTGGGACGgtaccatcatcaacaggaACAACCCCGAACGGCGCGATGTCGTTATGATCCGCGGTAACGGGCACCTCGTAGTTCAATTTGACGCAGCCAAGAATCCAG GTGTATGGCCGTTCCACTGCCACATCGCGTGGCACGTTTCTGCCGGGCTCCTGACCCAGTTTCTTACGAATCCGGATAAGGTTGAGCGCCTACGTATTCCCAACATTGTGGCTGAGACATGCCGTCAATGGGGACGTTGGACATCGACGAATATTCCGGCGCAGATCGATAGTGGATTATGA
- a CDS encoding carotenoid oxygenase produces the protein MAAQLKPLKGAENLKSRWQWSRDLGGPDMPIRLEGEIGDVMVRGTIPDSIDGTFYRVAGDHVAPVPEKHSPLEGHGAVSAFRIHKGHVDFKIRYVQNDRYKVERANRKSMFVDIVGHHMENHPCVRAVTEQTSNINVIHWGGRLLALNEVGQAWTMDADTLETTGVNPYGNQVFQSSTFSAHPKIDQNVDELVTWGFGSKFEELVSYSVTRQGEVKNLHRIMRSISGTIHDVAFTENWLVFCQWPTIPSRKAGTSRLIWDTSLPTVFIVSPRRPDKPLAGSGWKPYEHRIYTHNSNTEIVHTGGAWEENGKIIFDGTWPNQPKSSWFNWWDQKEQAPDQKAGFIRDSRPENTVVEYVRFEIDATKPDWTELADPAVLVSISNEFPRIDERFYCKPHDYVFMNIVHADPDTPHDPTHVYRSLNATAMLNKRTGEMKVYSPGPHCRCQEPVFIPRSDNAPEGDGHIIFAVDRLDINLTNIVILGTKDFEHPVAFIELPMRMRAQVHGNWVDAKELSGKPLVPTPPLNHMAWRERL, from the coding sequence ATGGCTGCTCAACTGAAACCGCTGAAGGGAGCTGAGAACCTCAAGTCTCGATGGCAATGGTCCAGAGACCTTGGTGGCCCCGACATGCCCATCCGCCTTGAGGGTGAGATAGGCGACGTCATGGTGAGAGGCACAATCCCCGACAGCATCGATGGAACTTTCTACCGCGTTGCTGGTGACCACGTCGCCCCTGTTCCTGAGAAACACAGCCCTCTCGAAGGCCACGGTGCCGTCAGCGCCTTCCGCATCCACAAGGGCCATGTAGACTTCAAGATTAGATACGTTCAGAATGACCGTTACAAAGTCGAGAGGGCCAATAGGAAGAGCATGTTTGTGGATATTGTGGGCCATCACATGGAGAACCACCCTTGCGTGCGGGCCGTTACCGAGCAAACCTCCAACATCAACGTCATCCACTGGGGTGGGAGGCTGCTCGCCCTCAACGAGGTCGGCCAGGCCTGGACCATGGACGCCGACACGCTCGAGACTACTGGCGTTAACCCATATGGCAACCAGGTCTTCCAGTCTTCAACGTTTTCAGCTCATCCCAAGATCGACCAGAACGTCGATGAACTCGTCACTTGGGGATTCGGTTCCAAATTCGAGGAATTGGTCTCCTACTCCGTCACCCGACAGGGCGAGGTTAAGAATCTCCACCGTATAATGCGCTCTATCTCTGGGACGATCCACGACGTGGCCTTCACTGAGAACTGGCTTGTGTTCTGTCAATGGCCCACGATTCCCTCCAGAAAGGCCGGAACTTCGAGACTTATCTGGGACACCTCGCTGCCTACAGTTTTCATTGTATCACCTCGCCGTCCAGACAAGCCATTGGCCGGCTCGGGCTGGAAGCCCTACGAGCATCGAATCTACACACATAACTCAAACACTGAGATCGTGCACACTGGTGGGGCTTGGGAggagaatggcaagattATCTTTGACGGTACCTGGCCGAACCAGCCAAAGAGCTCCTGGTTCAATTGGTGGGACCAGAAAGAACAAGCCCCCGACCAGAAAGCTGGATTTATCCGAGATAGCAGGCCTGAGAACACTGTGGTAGAATACGTCCGGTTCGAGATCGATGCCACAAAGCCAGACTGGACTGAGCTCGCCGACCCGGCCGTTCTGGTTAGTATTTCAAACGAGTTCCCCCGGATCGATGAACGCTTCTACTGCAAGCCACACGACTATGTCTTTATGAACATTGTCCATGCTGATCCCGACACGCCCCACGACCCAACACATGTCTACCGCAGCCTCAACGCTACCGCCATGCTTAACAAACGCACTGGAGAAATGAAGGTTTACTCGCCGGGACCGCACTGTCGATGCCAGGAGCCTGTCTTTATCCCGCGGTCAGATAACGCTCCGGAGGGCGATGGGCACATTATCTTCGCTGTTGACCGCTTGGATATCAATCTCACCAACATTGTCATCCTGGGCACAAAGGATTTCGAGCATCCGGTTGCTTTCATTGAGCTGCCAATGCGCATGCGCGCTCAGGTTCATGGTAACTGGGTCGACGCGAAGGAGTTGAGCGGAAAGCCGCTTGTACCTACCCCTCCCCTCAACCACATGGCTTGGCGGGAAAGACTGTGA
- a CDS encoding chaperonin 10-like protein → MKEYLISGKPEFKGILRDAEIPKPGPNDVLIKVIAAGLNPKDWKFTKARAESEALNAGDDVAGIVEEVGSNVFEYKPGDRVAAFHRMGHPGGTYAEYSVAPASTTFHLPPNVSFEDGAGTPLSFITAALALFQYLQVPLPTTPGQKNIGILIYGGSSAVGSYALQLAKLSNLHPIITVAGSGIGHVKSLNAATHIIDYRKGSVREQILDAANGAKIALAFDAISGNDSYKTITEVLQAAGGGHINMVDLPTDPTWRFPDDVRVTRTFVSSAYGIKHSGITEEQAKTDEEFSYVFYRYLSFILAKGTFKPHPVQVLPNGLNSIVDGVKALYEGRVSAKKLIVRVATE, encoded by the exons ATGAAGGAATACCTCATCTCCGGAAAGCCCGAGTTCAAGGGAATCCTGAGGGATGCTGAAATTCC CAAGCCTGGGCCCAACGATGTACTCATTAAAGTAATAGCCGCTGGGCTGAACCCTAAGGATTGGAAG TTCACCAAGGCTCGCGCCGAGTCGGAAGCCCTGAATGCTGGAGATGACGTTGCAGGCAttgttgaagaggttggCTCCAATGTTTTTGAATACAAGCCAGGAGATCGAGTCGCTGCTTTCCATCGTATGGGACATCCAGGCGGCACTTATGCCGAGTACTCGGTTGCTCCAGCATCTACTACCTTTCACCTACCCCCAAATGTCTCGTTTGAGGATGGAGCAGGAACGCCGCTTTCCTTCATCACGGCGGCGTTAGCTTTGTTCCAGTATCTGCAGGTCCCCCTTCCTACAACTCCCGGTCAGAAGAACATTGGTATCCTTATCTACGGCGGTTCTAGTGCTGTGGGCTCATACGCGCTACAACTGGCAAAGTTGAGCAACCTTCACCCTATTATCACAGTTGCTGGCTCTGGAATTGGCCACGTCAAATCCCTCAATGCTGCAACTCATATCATTGACTATCGAAAGGGTAGCGTTAGAGAACAGATTCTGGATGCGGCTAATGGAGCAAAAATCGCCCTAGCATTTGATGCGATCTCTGGGAATGACAGCTACAAGACAATCACTGAAGTGCTTCAAGCAGCGGGCGGGGGGCACATCAACATGGTTGATCTCCCCACGGACCCCACCTGGAGATTTCCAGACGATGTCCGAGTTACGCGAACATTCGTCAGTTCTGCATACGGAATCAAGCACAGCGGCATCACCGAAGAGCAGGCCAAGACAGACGAAGAATTTTCATACGTCTTCTATCGGTACTTGAGCTTCATTCTTGCCAAAGGGACATTCAAGCCACACCCTGTTCAAGTTCTCCCCAATGGGCTTAATAGCATTGTTGATGGAGTAAAGGCGTTGTATGAAGGGCGTGTGAGTGCCAAAAAGCTTATTGTTCG TGTTGCCACCGAGTGA